From Arachis hypogaea cultivar Tifrunner chromosome 3, arahy.Tifrunner.gnm2.J5K5, whole genome shotgun sequence:
atttaaattaaataacattttatatTTAAAACATACCAAAAGCTAATCCTTAAACAATAATACATTAACTAAAATTTGTTTGGTAACACGAAATAGAATCAAACTAGCAATGCAAAAGGAAAATAATTAACTAAAACCGGATGAGACTATTTGTGTGCAAGAAAATTGTATGACGAGCAACATCATCTATCTTTAACATTCTGCACTCTCCTTTGTTCACATTGTAAGCCACAACCACATTCCTAACACCAACATACACACTTAGCACCAAAACTTCTAAATCCAACCAAGTTAGAGGAACACAAAAATTTCCCCTTAATAATGAAATTTCACTAGAAAACCTTATACTCTTGATCAAAATCCATTCATTTATATGCAAATCATTGAGCTTCCAAACCTTTATTTCCACATCCTTACCACAATTCATACAACAAATTTCCTTCCCCATCTGCACAAGTGTCCAATATTGGCCATGACATTCTCCAGGAACCTTTAGATGATAAGCAGTTTCATGACAAAGATCAATGGCGAAAACGGATGGGTCCGTAATCCAAGACGAGTTAGTCCAGTAAACAACACCATTAACAGATAAAGATTGTACAAATGATAAATATGATGCAGGGTCACATTCTTTGGGTGCATTGTTACTGATTTTCCTCCAATGCATTTCTTTGCCTAATGTTAGAACATACCATTTATACATTCCAATTAATGAGTCTCTTCCAAGTCTAATAACTTTGATCTCACCAGTGGATGAAACTCTTGCAATGTTGCTGCAATGGCTACTAATCATGCATGTTGATTTGAGACTTGGGAGTTTCAATATCTGCATTGTTACAGGGTTTGCAACATAAAGATCCATAACAGAACCTGATGATTTGTTGAACAATAACACACCATCTGAACTGCCACTTATCCTTCCATGAAATTTGGTACCTAAATCTGTTTCTTCAAGTTTCAAGTCCCTTGCATTAACGGATTGCACCTTGTTAGCGTCTTGGATGAGGAATTCACACTCAGAGAGATGAGTGAGTAGGTGTGAGTTGATGAAACATTGTGATTCTGATATTTCACCCCATTTTCTGCTAACATTGCTTGCAGAATTGTGCAGAAACTGCGCCGGCAGCCGCAGAAGAATGCCGGCCACTACGTCGTTGGGAAGAGAATCAAGAGATGATGAATCCTCTCCACTTTCAGAACAAGAAGAAACTATTGCTGAGATTCTACTTTGAGCCATGTCCTCTCAAACAAATGTGCTTGAAGCCTTTAAAAGTACTAACAATTAATAATGAATACACTTAATTATAAATTCTCACCCTGAAAATAAACTCAAGAATTAAGATATAGCATCAACTAGTTCAAGTTTTCTTGATTTTCTGGCAAGAGTTCtaactatatatatgtgtgtgtgtgtgtgtgtgtgtgtgtgtgtgtgtgtgtgatttgCTACAATGCACAGAACATACACCAAAAACCATGGCTACAAGTAACTCGGAGAATCCTTTTGACTTTCCTACTTTTGTTCCTTTACCTTCTTTACTCACTGTTAAAGCAGTGAGAGTCTGACACAAGCTAAGAATGAGGGTACGTGTTCAAAGTATGCTTCTAAATATAATCAAACGTTGAACATGTTAATGTATTTTCCTCCAAGTCAAGTAATAATAATTTCTTTGCCCTTCTAGCACGTTCCTAGTTGTGACTGAAGGAGAGTTTTGGAATATATATTGAGTATGAAATCAAGCGTATTACTATTGATGAATACAGAATATATTCTGCAGCCACAGAAAGTCAAATCATCAATTGAATCTAAAACATGCTTTTATTTAATGATAAGCGAGATAATCAATATTACTGTTGTAATAATTATCTATTGAGAGTTCTTACACTTCTACTTACCAAATGCATATACAAATAGATGATGTATTTGTTGGATGACAAGGCTATAGCTAATTAGTTGTATTTTTAAAGGGAGCCATTTAAataaagatgttaaaaatatttttttaaaaaaatattttttaaaaattaaaatttaacacataaaataaaataaattatattatttttattaaaattagaccggacaaattaatttagcaaaaaaataataaattaaattttgaaccggtataaattaatattttttataaaaaaatactataatatctctattataaaacacaactaaaatatcccatatatatatatatatttgaaaactttaaattctaatccTATAACGATAGAGAAGAAAAATGCtagaatttaggattctcaaaattaatatatataataaaagtattttagtcattttatataatagagatattgtagtcattttttataaaaaataatattaatttagacaaattcaaaatttgattaactatttttcgatcaaattaatttgtctgatctaattttgacaaaaataatataatttaagtgattatatatgttaaattttaattactaaaaaatatctttaaaaaaagatgttttctgCGTCTTTATGAGAGCATTCCCCATCTTTAAATTAGTAGAGTTGTTACTTAAATTTGTTAGAGTCTAAAGTTTGTTAGAGGCTCCTAACTCATAGCATGAAGTTAGTTAGCAGAGTGCTAAATTAGTGTGGTTTAGTTTTTTCTAGAATTTATAAATATAGAACTAGTCATTTGCAAGTAAATAAGATTAACTGATTAACCATAATCACAATTCCATTTTTGAATCTCTCTCAAGTTCATTCTACACTTTCACTCTGTTCTCATTCCCTGATTCAAATTCTGTAATATTATTGCAGATTTTATCATAGTGCAGTGAGCGTGGATGTGCAAACGGTGACACCTTGGTGGATCTCCTCCATTGCAAGGTCGAGAGATCGTGGAATTGAAAATCTGCAATTCTGTCCAACTTTGACAAATTAGCAGAAAGTATGGTTGATTCAGAGGAAGGCCCATGTCAAAACGTGAAAACTCAAGTTTTCTCAGCCTCGGATCTTCAAAATTTGGCTCAATTGATGAACCAGCTAGCAACGATGCAAGGGCAGATCGCTCAATCTGCAAAACCAAGCACGAATTTTATGCAAGATCGTGCATCTCCATACTACCTTCATCCGAGTGAAAATTCAGGTATTTCACTCACTCCAAATCCTCTAACAACACTGAATTACCACTCATGGTCCCGATCGGTTTGGATATCACTAAAGACGAAGAACAAGCTTAGTTTCATAGACGGATCTTTACCAAAATCTGAAAAATCTGATTGCACATTTGAAGCTTGGGATAGATGCAACACTTTTGTTCTGTCTTGGTTGCATGCTTCCCTAAGTAGTGAGATTTTGCAAAGTGTGATGTGGTGTAATGTGGCATCAGAGTTGTGGAAAGATCTTAAGCACAGATTTTACGAAAGAGATTTGTTCAGAATAGTTGAGTTGGAAGAAGAAATGTACTCAGCAAGATAAGGAGATTTGTCAACCACTTCATTTTTTACAAAGATGAAAGGACAatgggaagaattagaagagttTCAACCAATTCCATCATGCAATTGCACGGGATCATGCACATGTGGATTAGAGATTGTTAGAGGATACAGAAAGCAGTCGCAAGTGGTTAGGTTCTTAAGAGGCTTGAATGATGAGTTCGGAAATGTGAGATCACAAATAATCCTAATGAGACCCCTCCCTGATGTCAATACTGTTTTTTCGCTATTATTGCAACAAGAAAAACAAATGTCAAGTTCAGATCATGCAAAAAGCAAGCTATTAATAAATGCTGCAATTGACAATAACTTCAACACTAATAGAGGCAACATGAGCGTACGAGGAAGAGGGAGAGGGCGTGGAGGTAGAGGCCGTGGCTTCGGAGGAAGAAGAATGATCAAGAAGTGCTCTCATTGTGGTAAAATTGGCCACTTGGTTGACACATGTTATCACAAGCATGGTTTTCCTCCACACTACCAACAAGATTCAAGCTCAAGAACCATAAATCATGTCACTACTGATGATGAAATTGAGAAAATCAATAACTCTCCTTCAAGAAAGAATAGTAACAGCTTAAGTTCTTTATTTTCCAAAGAGCAAAAATAAGCTCTCATTGCTTTATTCCAGGATCATGAAGAGGATCTTGTTCATAACTCAACACTGGCAATTGAGGCACAAGTCCCATCCCTAGGTATATACCACATTCTTTCTTTTGCCAAACATAAATTGAAACCAAATAATTGGATTTTGGACAATGGTGCTACTGCACATGTCTCTTTTTCATTAAAATTCttcaaaaattatcataaaataaattcaattatGCTTCAATTACCAGATGGTTCAAAGGTTGTTTCCTCCATTTGCGGAACAATCTCTTTTCCAAATAATATAAACTTCACAAATGTCTTTTAcgctccatccttttctttcaACATAATTTCAATTTCCAAAGCCACAAAACACTTACCATATAGATTCTTGTTTGACGAGGTGCATTGTGAGATACAGGATCGGAAGAGCTTGAAGATGATTGGCATTGATGAAGCCAAGGCTGGATTGTATACACTGGAATTCAAAACTCACACCGATTTGGATTTGCATTCCTTCACCAATAAATCTGTACCTGCACTCACAACAACACTCACAACAGATTCTGCTTTTAGAATATTTGGCACAGTAGGTTAGGACACATCTCTTCTGAGAGATTAGACATAATAAAGAAAGCTTATGACTTTTCTATTTCTGATAATGCAAGCATTCCTTGTGCACCTTGTCATTTTGCAAAACAGAAACGTATTCCTTTTTCTATAAGCATTAATAAAtctgaaaattattttgatttgatgcatGTTGACATTTGGGGACCTTTAGCAATTCAATCTATCAAAGGTCACAAATATTTTTCACTATAGTAGATTTACTTGGGCTTATTTTATGAAAACCAAAGGAGAAACCTCTGATCTGCTTCGAAACTTTATCACAATGATTGAAACTCAATTTCAAAAGAAAGTAAAATGTATAAGATTAGATAATGGTAAGGAGTTTatcatgcatgatttttacaattCAAAAGGTATTTTACATCAAACCACCTGTGTGAAATTTCCACAACAAAATGGTATAGTAGAGAGGAAGCACCAGGATATCTTAAACATGACAAGAGCTTTTCTATTTGAAAGTAATGTTCCTAAAAAATTTTGGCATTTAGTTGCTGCTCATGCCATTCATGTCATTAATAGAATTCCTAGCTCCTCTCTGAATTTAAAAAGCCCCTATCAAGTCATGTTTAATAAACTCCCTTGCAtcaaacattttaaaatttttggctgTTTGGCATTTGCCTCAACTTTGGCTGCTCATAGAACTAAATTAGAAAAAAGAGCCAAACAAgctgtatttttgggttttaagtCTGGCACTAAAAGATATCTTCTTATGGATTTGCAAActaatgaatttttttatcacGAAATGTCATTTTCTATGAAAGAAAATTTCCTTTTCACACTAAAGATGCCTCTAACTCCTCGTTTACTAACAATTCATCTACTAATAatactcaaatttcaaataatcATGCTTTACTCTTTGATGACACATTCATATCAGCACATACTCCCATTATGGCTATTACAAATAAAACACTACCTAATGTTCCAGAATCTATTAGCACACCAAATCATGTTTCCCATACACCTCCCTCACAATCACATCTCATCACCCCATCCACACCTCATGATGCACACACTGATCATCCTCAAAATCTCGTTCCTCCCTCTTCTCATACATCCACTGTCTCACCAACTTTAGTTCCTAGGAGATCATGTAGGATTAGAAAACCACCAGCATATTTGTCTGATTTTTAATGTTTTCAAACCAGTACAACAACTCAGAATGAATCCCAATCATCTTTCAAGGCAAGATATCCCACTCTCTCAATATATGTCCTATGATAATTTTTCACATACACACAAAATTCTTTCTTTAGCTATTGATTCTATCATTGAACCTCAAAGGTATGAACAAGCAATTCAACATGATTGTTGGAAAAAGGAAATTAGATCAGAACTCAATGCTCTTGAAGCAAATAAAACTTGGACTGTTACATCCTTATCTAAGGGAAAGAGAGCAGTGGGGTGCAAATGGATTTttaaaaccaaactcaaagcagATGGGACAGTGGAAAGACACAAAGCAAGGCTCGTTGCAAAAGGCTATACTCAAATTCCTGGATTTGATTTCTTTGACACATTCAGTCCTGTGGTAAAAATGTCTACTCTTCGAGTTTTGTTAGCACTTGCAGCGTCTAAGGGTTGGTTTCTCCACCAATTTGATGTCAACAAGCCTTCTTACATGGTGATCTCCCTAAGACAGTTTATATGAAGGTTCCTCCAGGTTTATCGGCTCT
This genomic window contains:
- the LOC112735638 gene encoding F-box protein At5g49610, with product MAQSRISAIVSSCSESGEDSSSLDSLPNDVVAGILLRLPAQFLHNSASNVSRKWGEISESQCFINSHLLTHLSECEFLIQDANKVQSVNARDLKLEETDLGTKFHGRISGSSDGVLLFNKSSGSVMDLYVANPVTMQILKLPSLKSTCMISSHCSNIARVSSTGEIKVIRLGRDSLIGMYKWYVLTLGKEMHWRKISNNAPKECDPASYLSFVQSLSVNGVVYWTNSSWITDPSVFAIDLCHETAYHLKVPGECHGQYWTLVQMGKEICCMNCGKDVEIKVWKLNDLHINEWILIKSIRFSSEISLLRGNFCVPLTWLDLEVLVLSVYVGVRNVVVAYNVNKGECRMLKIDDVARHTIFLHTNSLIRF